One stretch of Enterobacter sp. RHBSTW-00994 DNA includes these proteins:
- the mazG gene encoding nucleoside triphosphate pyrophosphohydrolase, with product MTQIDRLLGIMKRLRDPENGCPWDKEQTFSTIAPYTLEETYEVLDAISREDFDDLRGELGDLLFQVVFYAQMAQEEGRFNFDDICAAISDKLERRHPHIFGDATAENSAEVLARWEQIKSTERAEKSQHSALDDIPLNLPALMRAHKIQKRCSAVGFDWTSLGPVLDKVHEEIDEVMHEAQQAVIDEARLEEEVGDLLFATVNLSRHLGVKAETALQKANLKFERRFREVERIVASRGLEMTGVDLDVMEEVWQEVKRQEYDL from the coding sequence ATGACCCAGATAGACCGCCTGCTCGGCATTATGAAACGCCTGCGTGACCCTGAAAACGGCTGTCCGTGGGATAAAGAGCAGACATTCTCTACCATTGCGCCTTATACCCTCGAAGAGACTTACGAAGTGCTGGATGCTATATCGCGTGAAGATTTTGACGACCTGAGAGGTGAACTGGGCGACCTGCTGTTCCAGGTCGTGTTCTATGCGCAGATGGCTCAGGAAGAGGGGCGTTTTAATTTTGATGACATCTGTGCGGCGATTAGCGACAAGCTGGAGCGTCGTCATCCGCATATTTTCGGTGATGCCACGGCTGAAAACAGTGCTGAAGTACTGGCGCGCTGGGAACAAATTAAAAGTACTGAACGGGCTGAAAAGTCTCAGCATTCAGCGCTGGATGATATTCCCCTGAACCTGCCTGCGCTTATGCGTGCGCATAAAATCCAGAAGCGGTGCTCTGCGGTAGGCTTTGACTGGACATCACTCGGCCCGGTGCTGGATAAAGTCCATGAAGAGATCGACGAAGTGATGCACGAAGCACAGCAGGCGGTTATCGATGAAGCCAGGCTTGAAGAAGAGGTGGGCGATTTACTGTTTGCGACGGTCAACCTTTCGCGCCATTTAGGTGTAAAAGCGGAAACCGCTCTGCAAAAAGCCAACCTTAAGTTTGAACGTCGTTTTCGCGAAGTTGAGCGGATTGTTGCCTCGAGAGGCCTGGAAATGACGGGGGTAGACCTTGATGTGATGGAAGAAGTCTGGCAGGAAGTAAAACGCCAGGAATATGATCTCTAA